GTTTTCAACAGTAAATACTACTCTGTGGGTTCCTTTTGGTAATGTTCTGTTTATTGTTCTGCCAGTTCCTGTTTCATCTATAGATGCATTATTGTTCAGATCGAGTGTCCACGTAAACTTCAGTTTGTCCTGATCTGTACAGTCATCTTCTGCCTGCGCAGTCAAGGTAACTTCTCTGTCACATCTCGTCGGATCTGTATCTAATGTAACGTTTGTACAAGGTGTTGTAAATCTTGGAGCAGCAGATCCGGTCAGTTTAATAACCTGTACCTTTTCAGCAAAAAACTGAGTAGAGCTATGTGTGCACCAATCAATTACTCTCCATGTTCTCAATATTTTTACACATGCTTCCGGAGTTTCGTAGAAAATCTGATCTGTGTATGAAATACCAATCTGTCTGCATGGAGATGGCGCCACAACTGGTTTGCTATTTAATACATCCGGATGAGTGGCAGCAATATTGCATGATGCCAGTGTTATATCGGATGGAAAAGTTACATTCTGAATTGTAAATGTCGGAGCAGTCACTGTCAATGTCTGACTGCAGGTAATAGTCGGATTACTTACTACAAACCACTGTCTTGTGATAGAACCCACACCACATGAATTCAAGTTGTTTGATGTAATTCTGCTGTTGAAAGTAAGATCAGTACATTGACCGGTCACAGTTGGCAATCCAAAATATGCAGTATCAAAAGGAAGGTTTCCTGCAGCCCAAGCTGCAATTCTACTGTCTCCGCATACCAGGCTTCTTCCTGTAGGACACAATATTACCGGAGGTCTTTTATTTTGCACTCTGACATTCGCTTCACAATCATTAAAGTTACCTGCAGCATCATAAACCCTTAATACAACTTTGATATAAGACTCAGGAGTTGTAACATCTGAACAGCAGAAATTTACTTTTTCACTTAAGTTCAGATCGCCGGAATATCCCGGACAAGTTGAGTCTTTTCTTCTGATTTCAAATTTTGTGACGCCGCAATTATCATTACTGTGGTCATCAACAGATTCTGCAAATAATTCCGCCCAGCCTGATGCGTCCAGAGATACTACTGTAAATCCTTCGCAGATTGCGGTCGGTGGAGTACGATCTACAACATCCACATCCGTTTCACAAGTTGTAAAATTGCCACAAGCATCGGTTACAGTGTATCTCAATCTTGTCCTTCCGGTTGGAAGGTTAATAATTCTCTGATTTGGGTAAACACCTACAACCTGAGTTCCTCCTTCATGTACGGTTAAAAAAGGAGCATCTACTGCAGCACCTTCCAATTTGAATGCCACAGTATATGTGGTAGATGAACAGTCAGTAATCGTTGTCGGAGCTATTACATTCCAGTCAGCACTGCATTTATCTGAAGAAGTAGATACAACTGCTGCTACCAACACATTGTCTATAGGTGATGTAACAGTTCTTGGGCAGGTAACTACCGGGTTGGCAGTGTCCTGAATTCTGATATTCTGACCGAAAGATCTTTCACCTCCTGTACACCAGTCTATAACGATCCATTGTCTGAATACTTTTATTCCTCCACCACACAATTCAAAAATAATATCTGTGTAATATGTCTGAATATTTGAACAACCAATGTTACCCGGGAAACCGGATGCACTTGGATTCGGAGCTCCATTAGGCAATTTCAGAATATTTGTTCCACAATTATAATCTCTATCTACAGGTGGAGTAACATCAGCTAAAACACCTCTGTTTACATAATAAACCTGTGTTTTTGTTACTGAATTACCACTTTGGTCTGTAACTGTCCAATATCTTCTGATAATTTTTGAAAATCGGTCATTACAAGTCAATGTCTCCACTTCATCCGTTTTGGAATAAATCAGATTCAGATTATTACAAGCATCACGGAACACAGGTCTGTTTAAAGTACTGGTAGCTAATTGATTCAGTAATGTTTGTTCACCTGTACAAGCTATTGTACAAAGTGTTGCAGAAGTTGATGTTAAGACACTTCCGGTTCTGCTGTCAATATCCAGTGAATAAGCTATTCCTCCGGGTGGAACACCAGCCCCTGCACTACTGACAACCAGATTGTAATTTACTCCTGCGGTAAGCGAACCGCTAAAGCTGTTTACATTGGACGCCAGTATGTTTGTACATGGATTTGCTGGATCAAAAGTTCCGCTATAGATTGAAAAGCGAAGATCAATTATGTTCAGATTTATATCCACAATTCCGGTTGTAGTCACAGCAAACGGATGAACAATATAACTTACTCCGTTTTCAGTTCCGGAACCCGCACAGTTTAACGCAGCATTTGGTCTGTCAAAAGTAGGCAGATCCACAACGGTACCTGTGAAATTAGTAATACGTGGTTCACACGGGCAGGTCTCGATTACAGGTGGTAACTTGTCTTCGATTTTGGCACTACCCCAGCATGAATTTGGGCATCCTGTTAAAGTTACAGAGACTTCAAGATCCATGCCTATATGAGTGGCATTTATGATTGGGTCTGTAACAACTGTTCCATTAGGAAATCTTACTTTAATAGTATATGAACTATTTGGGTAAGCCTGTCCTTCCAGGATCATGTCAGCTGTGATTTGAATAGAACAATCTTCATCCAAAGAAATCTGAACACCATCATTACAAACCATTATAGAGTTGCAATTAACGGGTGTCTGACCATGAAGCTGAGTATACGTAAAGAATATGAGTAAGGTTGCAATTGAGAATGCCCCTTTGAGTGTTTTCTTTGAAAATGTCATAAAAGACATAGTCTGAATTTGAGTAAATATGGGTCTTTTCATTTTATGAAAATTTAATATGGGTTTATCTAAATGAAATATGTGTCTGATTTTTTTTTTAAAAGTGAGGTGTGCAAAACGTTAGACATTCTTACACACCTCACACAGCTAATCTATTTTATTACGATCATTTTACGGGTAGCAGAAGCAGTATCTGTATCAATCTGGTAGTACATTATGCCGGTTGTATTCAAAGCATTACTCTCCAAATGGAAAGTATTGTATCCTTTGATGAATGATCCGGTGGTCTGGTACCTCAGTTTACCTTCGATATCAAATACTTTCAGAACAGCATCACCAGATTCCGGTAAATGGAATCCTATGATAGTGCCCGAGTTAAATGGGTTCGGAATATTTTGATACATCTCGAAAACAGTTGCGCCAGTTGATCCGGTCTGACCGGCAGATCTGATAGCTATTGGATTCGTTTCGATATGTGTATTGTTCAGAAGGTATGCTTCGGGAGCAATCGTACTTCTGTTTAATTCTATTACATCTGTATCTTTCAGATCTTTTAACAATCTGAACGTCATTCTGAACAAGTCAGATCGGATATCAACAGAAGCATTGGTGTTCCAACTAATATTTAACACTCCGTTTTCCAATTCTTTGTAGCTGATAAAATCATCAGACAAGTTTATTGCTTCAGACTGAATATCAAATAGCTGAACTGCTTTGTGATCAAATTTAAGACTCATCTGGAAACCGAGCAGGTTGCTAAGATCATCTGACTTAAATTCTACAGTGACTAAATCACCGGCTTTTCCGGAAACGCTATTCGTTTGTAAAATCCTGTTGGTCCTGCTTTCTGTATTGGGTGGAGCTATATTATTTACTTTAGCTGTACCATTTACATCTCCTACTTTGACCGCTATAAAATCCAGTCCGGCTACATTGTGATCCAGATTACTCATATCTGCTTTATCAGAAAAAGGAAATGGATGAGTGGGTTCAGTAAATATCTGGGCGACATCGACAAATCTCCAGCTCTGATTGTTAGGAAAATCTGTATGAATACCCAGAATCAATTTTCTCAGATCCACCAGGTCTGCCGCAGTAACTTTTTGACTGTTATTAACATCCGCTGCAATAATACGGTATGGAGAATCTAAAGGTTGAATACCTAAAATATGTCTCTGAATCAATACCAGATCTAAAGTTGAAACACCATTTAACGGATCAGCATTAA
The genomic region above belongs to Saprospiraceae bacterium and contains:
- a CDS encoding T9SS type A sorting domain-containing protein, giving the protein MKRPIFTQIQTMSFMTFSKKTLKGAFSIATLLIFFTYTQLHGQTPVNCNSIMVCNDGVQISLDEDCSIQITADMILEGQAYPNSSYTIKVRFPNGTVVTDPIINATHIGMDLEVSVTLTGCPNSCWGSAKIEDKLPPVIETCPCEPRITNFTGTVVDLPTFDRPNAALNCAGSGTENGVSYIVHPFAVTTTGIVDINLNIIDLRFSIYSGTFDPANPCTNILASNVNSFSGSLTAGVNYNLVVSSAGAGVPPGGIAYSLDIDSRTGSVLTSTSATLCTIACTGEQTLLNQLATSTLNRPVFRDACNNLNLIYSKTDEVETLTCNDRFSKIIRRYWTVTDQSGNSVTKTQVYYVNRGVLADVTPPVDRDYNCGTNILKLPNGAPNPSASGFPGNIGCSNIQTYYTDIIFELCGGGIKVFRQWIVIDWCTGGERSFGQNIRIQDTANPVVTCPRTVTSPIDNVLVAAVVSTSSDKCSADWNVIAPTTITDCSSTTYTVAFKLEGAAVDAPFLTVHEGGTQVVGVYPNQRIINLPTGRTRLRYTVTDACGNFTTCETDVDVVDRTPPTAICEGFTVVSLDASGWAELFAESVDDHSNDNCGVTKFEIRRKDSTCPGYSGDLNLSEKVNFCCSDVTTPESYIKVVLRVYDAAGNFNDCEANVRVQNKRPPVILCPTGRSLVCGDSRIAAWAAGNLPFDTAYFGLPTVTGQCTDLTFNSRITSNNLNSCGVGSITRQWFVVSNPTITCSQTLTVTAPTFTIQNVTFPSDITLASCNIAATHPDVLNSKPVVAPSPCRQIGISYTDQIFYETPEACVKILRTWRVIDWCTHSSTQFFAEKVQVIKLTGSAAPRFTTPCTNVTLDTDPTRCDREVTLTAQAEDDCTDQDKLKFTWTLDLNNNASIDETGTGRTINRTLPKGTHRVVFTVENRCGVKSTCAYNVTIRSTKKPTPICYREVVWVMEADGSTEIWASDFNLKSEGACTGNTGLIYSFNAAGTQLARTFTCANIPNGQVARIDLQMFVRDTDGNFDFCDVTLILQDSPLTNACTDIPGLLPSVAGRITNEMEEGVEEIEVDIVNMNYETNNKKMTDEEGRYKFDGVSTFDPMTIGAYKNNDVLNGVSTLDLVLIQRHILGLQKFNSPYQLLAADINNSRSITASDLVNLRKLILGVTTEFENNTSWRFLPKDYTFSDPTFPYDFPNKVNLDSIFEDKSNVDFIAVKVGDVNHSAKVNARSGQNETRSAAFSIHTGLKEFKSGEQVKVDFRASDILDITGTQFTLAFDASKLSITGFEAGVFQVKDYHFNLQKADHGQMTFSYDQASGINVSENDVLFSLNFKALANGNSAGFEFNNDIIVSEVYNSGLEVRPLRLSVRSEDAGTVLSNVLFQNEPNPFRGVTKIAFELAESSPVSIRIFDINGKEVYSTNGDYAKGYHTLNIQSSGLSSKGVFYYTMEAGSFKATKKMILIE
- a CDS encoding T9SS type A sorting domain-containing protein; the protein is MPERPILADIPCSQVAATYEDIVFQYTEEACIKVLRKWTVIDWCQRNPFIEGSGTWTHTQLIMVNDPTKPTITKGCAPADLTITQTGICEARVQVTAEGTDNCDPTKLVWSYIIDVNNNSTTDFSGNGRVIDRILPYGTHRITWSVRDICNNVQTCNNIFTIVDNKKPTPYCISELVTVIMPTTQNVTIWASDFDLGSTDNCSTGSQLRSAFSTNVNDISRTVTCAMMTGRTTDFSFNVYTIDAAGNSDFCKVNLRVQDNANICGFNIDEEDPDQTVALRGSIYTDNDEMVQDVNVELMSDQVEFPRAVKSSLDGKFLFNNLEMYRDYTISPKFNADPLNGVSTLDLVLIQRHILGIQPLDSPYRIIAADVNNSQKVTAADLVDLRKLILGIHTDFPNNQSWRFVDVAQIFTEPTHPFPFSDKADMSNLDHNVAGLDFIAVKVGDVNGTAKVNNIAPPNTESRTNRILQTNSVSGKAGDLVTVEFKSDDLSNLLGFQMSLKFDHKAVQLFDIQSEAINLSDDFISYKELENGVLNISWNTNASVDIRSDLFRMTFRLLKDLKDTDVIELNRSTIAPEAYLLNNTHIETNPIAIRSAGQTGSTGATVFEMYQNIPNPFNSGTIIGFHLPESGDAVLKVFDIEGKLRYQTTGSFIKGYNTFHLESNALNTTGIMYYQIDTDTASATRKMIVIK